A genomic segment from Gorilla gorilla gorilla isolate KB3781 chromosome 3, NHGRI_mGorGor1-v2.1_pri, whole genome shotgun sequence encodes:
- the TMEM129 gene encoding E3 ubiquitin-protein ligase TM129 isoform X1: MDSPEVTFTLAYLVFAVCFVFTPNEFHAAGLTVQNLLSGWLGSEDAAFVPFHLRRTAATLLCHSLLPLGYYVGMCLAASEKRLHALSQAPEAWRLFLLLAVTLPSIACILIYYWSRDRWACHPLARTLALYALPQSGWQAVASSVNTEFRRIDKFATGAPGARVIVTDTWVMKVTTYRVHVAQQQDVHLTVTESRQHELSPDSNLPVQLLTIRVASTNPAVQAFDIWLNSTEYGELCEKLRAPIRRAAHVVIHQSLGDLFLETFASLVEVNPAYSVPSSQELEACIGCMQTRASVKLVKTCQEAAAGECQQCYCRPMWCLTCMGKWFASRQDPLRPDTWLASRVPCPTCRARFCILDVCTVR, encoded by the exons ATGGACAGCCCCGAGGTGACCTTCACTCTCGCCTATCTGGTGTTCGCCGTGTGCTTCGTGTTCACGCCCAACGAGTTCCACGCGGCGGGGCTCACGGTGCAGAACCTGCTGTCGGGCTGGCTGGGCAGCGAGGACGCCGCCTTCGTGCCCTTCCACTTGCGCCGCACGGCCGCCACGCTGTTGTGCCACTCGCTGCTGCCGCTCG GCTACTATGTGGGCATGTGCCTTGCGGCTTCAGAAAAGCGGCTCCACGCCCTCAGCCAGGCCCCTGAGGCCTGGCGGCTCTTCCTGCTGCTGGCCGTGACCCTCCCCTCCATCGCCTGCATCCTGATCTACTACTGGTCCCGTGACCGGTGGGCCTGCCACCCACTGGCGCGCACCCTGGCCCTCTACGCCCTCCCACAATCTGGCTGGCAGGCTGTTGCCTCCTCCGTCAACACTGAGTTCCGGCGGATTGACAAGTTTGCCACCGGTGCACCAGGTGCCCGTGTGATTGTGACAGACACGTGGGTGATGAAGGTAACCACCTATCGAGTGCACGTGGCCCAGCAGCAGGACGTGCACCTGACTGTGACAGAGTCTCGGCAGCATGAGCTCTCGCCAGACTCGAACTTGCCTGTGCAGCTCCTCACCATCCGTGTGGCCAGCACCAACCCTGCTGTGCAGGCCTTTGACATCTG GCTGAACTCCACTGAGTACGGGGAGCTCTGCGAGAAGCTGCGGGCACCCATCCGCAGGGCAGCCCATGTGGTCATCCACCAGAGCCTGGGCGACCTGTTCCTGGAGACGTTTGCCTCCCTGGTAGAGGTCAACCCGGCCTACTCAGTGCCCAGCAGCCAG GAGCTGGAGGCCTGCATAGGCTGCATGCAGACACGTGCCAGCGTGAAGCTGGTGAAGACCTGCCAGGAGGCAGCCGCAGGCGAGTGCCAGCAGTGTTACTGCCGCCCCATGTGGTGCCTCACCTGCATGGGCAAGTGGTTCGCCAGCCGCCAGGACCCCCTGCGCCCTGACACCTGGCTGGCCAGCCGCGTGCCCTGCCCCACCTGCCGCGCACGCTTCTGCATCCTGGATGTGTGCACCGTGCGCTGA
- the TMEM129 gene encoding E3 ubiquitin-protein ligase TM129 isoform X2, whose product MDSPEVTFTLAYLVFAVCFVFTPNEFHAAGLTVQNLLSGWLGSEDAAFVPFHLRRTAATLLCHSLLPLGYYVGMCLAASEKRLHALSQAPEAWRLFLLLAVTLPSIACILIYYWSRDRWACHPLARTLALYALPQSGWQAVASSVNTEFRRIDKFATGAPGARVIVTDTWVMKVTTYRVHVAQQQDVHLTVTESRQHELSPDSNLPVQLLTIRVASTNPAVQAFDIWSWRPA is encoded by the exons ATGGACAGCCCCGAGGTGACCTTCACTCTCGCCTATCTGGTGTTCGCCGTGTGCTTCGTGTTCACGCCCAACGAGTTCCACGCGGCGGGGCTCACGGTGCAGAACCTGCTGTCGGGCTGGCTGGGCAGCGAGGACGCCGCCTTCGTGCCCTTCCACTTGCGCCGCACGGCCGCCACGCTGTTGTGCCACTCGCTGCTGCCGCTCG GCTACTATGTGGGCATGTGCCTTGCGGCTTCAGAAAAGCGGCTCCACGCCCTCAGCCAGGCCCCTGAGGCCTGGCGGCTCTTCCTGCTGCTGGCCGTGACCCTCCCCTCCATCGCCTGCATCCTGATCTACTACTGGTCCCGTGACCGGTGGGCCTGCCACCCACTGGCGCGCACCCTGGCCCTCTACGCCCTCCCACAATCTGGCTGGCAGGCTGTTGCCTCCTCCGTCAACACTGAGTTCCGGCGGATTGACAAGTTTGCCACCGGTGCACCAGGTGCCCGTGTGATTGTGACAGACACGTGGGTGATGAAGGTAACCACCTATCGAGTGCACGTGGCCCAGCAGCAGGACGTGCACCTGACTGTGACAGAGTCTCGGCAGCATGAGCTCTCGCCAGACTCGAACTTGCCTGTGCAGCTCCTCACCATCCGTGTGGCCAGCACCAACCCTGCTGTGCAGGCCTTTGACATCTG GAGCTGGAGGCCTGCATAG
- the TACC3 gene encoding transforming acidic coiled-coil-containing protein 3 isoform X3: MSLQVLNDKNVSNEKNTENCDFLFSPPEVTGRSSVLRVSQKENVPPKNLAKAMKVTFQTPLRDPQTHRILSPSMASKLEAPFTQDDTLGLENSHLVWTQKENQQLIKEVEAETTHGILQKPVEADTDLLGDASPAFGSGSSSKSGPGALADLDCSSSSQSPGSSENQMVSPGKVSGSPEQAVEENLSSYSLDRRVTPTSETLEDPCRTESQHKAETPHGAEEECRHGGVCAPTAVATSPPGAIPKEACGGAPLQGLPGEALACPAGVGTSVPADGTQTLTCAHTSAPESTAPTNHLVAGRAMTLSPQEEVAAGQMASSWRSRPVKLEFDLSDGATSKRAPPPRRLGERSGLKPPLRKAAARQQKAPQEVEEDDGRSGAGEDPPMPASQGSYHLDWDKMDDPNFSPFGGDTKSGCREVHPPESPETRLGQPAAEQLSAGPATEEPGPCLSQQLHSASAEDTPVVQLATKTPTAESKERALNSASTSLPTSCPGSEPVPTHQQGQPALELKEESFRDPAEVLGTGAEVDYLEQFGTSSFKESALRKQSLYLKFDPLLRDSPRRPVPVATETSSMHGANETPSGRPREAKLVEFDFLGALDIPVPGPSPGVPAPGGPPLSTGPIVDLLQYSQKDLDAVVKATQEENRELRSRCEELHGKNLELGKIMDRFEEVVYQAMEEVQKQKELSKAEIQKVLKEKDQLTTDLNSMEKSFSDLFKRFEKQKEVIEGYRKNEESLKKCVEDYLARITQEGQRYQALKAHAEEKLQLANEEIAQVRSKAQAEALALQASLRKEQMRIQSLEKTVEQKTKENEELTRICDDLISKMEKI; the protein is encoded by the exons ATGAGTCTGCAGGTCTTAAACGACAAAAATGTcagcaatgaaaaaaatacagaaaattgtgACTTCCTGTTTTCGCCACCAGAAGTTACCGGAAGATCGTCTGTTCTTCGTGTGTCACAGAAGGAAAATGTGCCACCCAAGAACCTGGCCAAAGCTATGAAG GTGACTTTTCAGACACCTCTGCGGGATCCACAGACGCACAGGATTCTAAGTCCTAGCATGGCCAGCAAACTTGAGGCTCCTTTCACTCAGGATGACACCCTTGGACTGGAAAACTCACACCTGGTCTGGACACAGAAAGAGAA CCAACAGCTCATCAAGGAAGTGGAGGCCGAAACTACTCATGGAATTCTACAGAAACCAGTGGAGGCTGACACCGACCTCCTGGGGGATGCAAGCCCAGCCTTTGGGAGTGGCAGCTCCAGCAAGTCTGGCCCGGGTGCCCTGGCTGACCTGGACTGCTCAAGCTCTTCCCAGAGCCCAGGAAGTTCTGAGAACCAAATGGTGTCTCCAGGAAAAGTGTCTGGCAGCCCTGAGCAAGCCGTGGAGGAAAACCTTAGTTCCTATTCCTTAGACAGAAGAGTGACACCCACCTCTGAGACCCTAGAAGACCCTTGCAGGACAGAGTCCCAGCACAAAGCGGAGACTCCACACGGAGCCGAGGAAGAATGCCGGCACGGTGGGGTCTGTGCTCCCACAGCAGTGGCCACTTCGCCTCCTGGTGCAATCCCTAAGGAAGCCTGCGGAGGAGCACCCCTGCAGGGTCTGCCTGGCGAAGCCCTGGCCTGCCCTGCGGGTGTGGGCACCTCCGTGCCAGCAGATGGCACTCAGACCCTTACCTGTGCACACACCTCTGCTCCTGAGAGCACAGCCCCAACCAACCACCTGGTGGCTGGCAGGGCCATGACCCTGAGTCCTCAGGAAGAAGTGGCCGCGGGCCAAATGGCCAGCTCCTGGAGGAGCAGACCCGTAAAACTAGAATTTGATTTATCTGATGGCGCCACCAGCAAAAGGGCACCCCCACCAAGGAGACTAGGAGAGAGGTCCGGCCTCAAGCCTCCCTTGAGGAAAGCAGCAGCGAGGCAGCAAAAGGCCccgcaggaggtggaggaggacgACGGTAGGAGCGGAGCGGGAGAGGACCCCCCCATGCCGGCTTCTCAGGGCTCTTACCACCTCGACTGGGACAAAATGGATGACCCAAACTTCAGCCCATTTGGAGGTGACACCAAGTCTGGTTGCAGAGAGGTCCATCCCCCAGAAAGCcctgagaccaggctgggccagCCAGCGGCTGAACAGCTGAGTGCTGGGCCTGCCACGGAGGAGCCAGGTCCCTGTCTGAGTCA GCAGCTGCATTCAGCCTCAGCGGAGGACACGCCTGTGGTGCAGTTGGCAACCAAGACCCCAACAGCAGAGAGCAAG GAGAGAGCCTTGAACTCTGCCAGCACCTCGCTTCCCACAAGCTGTCCAGGCAGTGAGCCAGTGCCCACCCATCAGCAGGGGCAGCCTGCCTTGGAGCTGAAAGAGGAGAGCTTCAGAGACCCCGCTGAGG TTCTAGGCACAGGCGCGGAGGTGGATTACCTGGAGCAGTTTGGAACTTCCTCG TTTAAGGAGTCAGCCTTGAGGAAGCAGTCCTTATACCTCAAGTTCGACCCCCTCCTGAGGGACAGTCCTCGTAGACCAGTGCCCGTGGCCACCGAGACCAGCAG CATGCACGGTGCAAATGAGACTCCCTCAGGACGTCCGCGGGAAGCCAAGCTTGTGGAGTTTGATTTCTTGGGAGCACTGGACATTCCT GTGCCAGGCCCATCCCCAGGTGTCCCCGCACCTGGGGGCCCACCCCTGTCCACCGGACCTATAGTGGACCTGCTCCAGTACAGCCAGAAGGACCTGGATGCAGTG GTAAAGGCGACACAGGAGGAGAACCGGGAGCTGAGGAGCAGGTGTGAGGAGCTTCACGGGAAGAACCTGGAACTGGG GAAAATCATGGACAGGTTCGAAGAGGTTGTGTACCAGGCCATGG aGGAAGTTCAGAAGCAGAAGGAACTTTCCAAAGCTGAAATCCAGAaagttctaaaagaaaaagaccaaCTTACCACAGATCTGAACTCCATGGAGAAGTCCTTCTCCGACCTCTTCAAGCgttttgagaaacagaaagaggtgATCGAGGGCTACCGCAAG AACGAAGAGTCACTGAAGAAGTGCGTGGAGGATTACCTGGCGAGGATCACCCAGGAAGGCCAGAGGTACCAAGCCCTGAAGGCCCACGCGGAGGAGAAGCTGCAGCT GGCAAACGAGGAGATCGCCCAGGTCCGGAGCAAGGCCCAGGCGGAAGCGTTGGCCCTCCAGGCCAGCCTGAGGAAGGAGCAGATGCGGATCCAGTCGCTGGAGAAGACAGTGGAGCAGAAG ACTAAAGAGAACGAGGAGCTGACCAGGATCTGCGACGACCTCATCTCCAAGATGGAGAAGATCTGA
- the TACC3 gene encoding transforming acidic coiled-coil-containing protein 3 isoform X2, which produces MSLQVLNDKNVSNEKNTENCDFLFSPPEVTGRSSVLRVSQKENVPPKNLAKAMKVTFQTPLRDPQTHRILSPSMASKLEAPFTQDDTLGLENSHLVWTQKENQQLIKEVEAETTHGILQKPVEADTDLLGDASPAFGSGSSSKSGPGALADLDCSSSSQSPGSSENQMVSPGKVSGSPEQAVEENLSSYSLDRRVTPTSETLEDPCRTESQHKAETPHGAEEECRHGGVCAPTAVATSPPGAIPKEACGGAPLQGLPGEALACPAGVGTSVPADGTQTLTCAHTSAPESTAPTNHLVAGRAMTLSPQEEVAAGQMASSWRSRPVKLEFDLSDGATSKRAPPPRRLGERSGLKPPLRKAAARQQKAPQEVEEDDGRSGAGEDPPMPASQGSYHLDWDKMDDPNFSPFGGDTKSGCREVHPPESPETRLGQPAAEQLSAGPATEEPGPCLSQQLHSASAEDTPVVQLATKTPTAESKERALNSASTSLPTSCPGSEPVPTHQQGQPALELKEESFRDPAEVLGTGAEVDYLEQFGTSSFKESALRKQSLYLKFDPLLRDSPRRPVPVATETSSMHGANETPSGRPREAKLVEFDFLGALDIPVPGPSPGVPAPGGPPLSTGPIVDLLQYSQKDLDAVVRTQVKATQEENRELRSRCEELHGKNLELGKIMDRFEEVVYQAMEEVQKQKELSKAEIQKVLKEKDQLTTDLNSMEKSFSDLFKRFEKQKEVIEGYRKNEESLKKCVEDYLARITQEGQRYQALKAHAEEKLQLANEEIAQVRSKAQAEALALQASLRKEQMRIQSLEKTVEQKTKENEELTRICDDLISKMEKI; this is translated from the exons ATGAGTCTGCAGGTCTTAAACGACAAAAATGTcagcaatgaaaaaaatacagaaaattgtgACTTCCTGTTTTCGCCACCAGAAGTTACCGGAAGATCGTCTGTTCTTCGTGTGTCACAGAAGGAAAATGTGCCACCCAAGAACCTGGCCAAAGCTATGAAG GTGACTTTTCAGACACCTCTGCGGGATCCACAGACGCACAGGATTCTAAGTCCTAGCATGGCCAGCAAACTTGAGGCTCCTTTCACTCAGGATGACACCCTTGGACTGGAAAACTCACACCTGGTCTGGACACAGAAAGAGAA CCAACAGCTCATCAAGGAAGTGGAGGCCGAAACTACTCATGGAATTCTACAGAAACCAGTGGAGGCTGACACCGACCTCCTGGGGGATGCAAGCCCAGCCTTTGGGAGTGGCAGCTCCAGCAAGTCTGGCCCGGGTGCCCTGGCTGACCTGGACTGCTCAAGCTCTTCCCAGAGCCCAGGAAGTTCTGAGAACCAAATGGTGTCTCCAGGAAAAGTGTCTGGCAGCCCTGAGCAAGCCGTGGAGGAAAACCTTAGTTCCTATTCCTTAGACAGAAGAGTGACACCCACCTCTGAGACCCTAGAAGACCCTTGCAGGACAGAGTCCCAGCACAAAGCGGAGACTCCACACGGAGCCGAGGAAGAATGCCGGCACGGTGGGGTCTGTGCTCCCACAGCAGTGGCCACTTCGCCTCCTGGTGCAATCCCTAAGGAAGCCTGCGGAGGAGCACCCCTGCAGGGTCTGCCTGGCGAAGCCCTGGCCTGCCCTGCGGGTGTGGGCACCTCCGTGCCAGCAGATGGCACTCAGACCCTTACCTGTGCACACACCTCTGCTCCTGAGAGCACAGCCCCAACCAACCACCTGGTGGCTGGCAGGGCCATGACCCTGAGTCCTCAGGAAGAAGTGGCCGCGGGCCAAATGGCCAGCTCCTGGAGGAGCAGACCCGTAAAACTAGAATTTGATTTATCTGATGGCGCCACCAGCAAAAGGGCACCCCCACCAAGGAGACTAGGAGAGAGGTCCGGCCTCAAGCCTCCCTTGAGGAAAGCAGCAGCGAGGCAGCAAAAGGCCccgcaggaggtggaggaggacgACGGTAGGAGCGGAGCGGGAGAGGACCCCCCCATGCCGGCTTCTCAGGGCTCTTACCACCTCGACTGGGACAAAATGGATGACCCAAACTTCAGCCCATTTGGAGGTGACACCAAGTCTGGTTGCAGAGAGGTCCATCCCCCAGAAAGCcctgagaccaggctgggccagCCAGCGGCTGAACAGCTGAGTGCTGGGCCTGCCACGGAGGAGCCAGGTCCCTGTCTGAGTCA GCAGCTGCATTCAGCCTCAGCGGAGGACACGCCTGTGGTGCAGTTGGCAACCAAGACCCCAACAGCAGAGAGCAAG GAGAGAGCCTTGAACTCTGCCAGCACCTCGCTTCCCACAAGCTGTCCAGGCAGTGAGCCAGTGCCCACCCATCAGCAGGGGCAGCCTGCCTTGGAGCTGAAAGAGGAGAGCTTCAGAGACCCCGCTGAGG TTCTAGGCACAGGCGCGGAGGTGGATTACCTGGAGCAGTTTGGAACTTCCTCG TTTAAGGAGTCAGCCTTGAGGAAGCAGTCCTTATACCTCAAGTTCGACCCCCTCCTGAGGGACAGTCCTCGTAGACCAGTGCCCGTGGCCACCGAGACCAGCAG CATGCACGGTGCAAATGAGACTCCCTCAGGACGTCCGCGGGAAGCCAAGCTTGTGGAGTTTGATTTCTTGGGAGCACTGGACATTCCT GTGCCAGGCCCATCCCCAGGTGTCCCCGCACCTGGGGGCCCACCCCTGTCCACCGGACCTATAGTGGACCTGCTCCAGTACAGCCAGAAGGACCTGGATGCAGTGGTAAGGACGCAG GTAAAGGCGACACAGGAGGAGAACCGGGAGCTGAGGAGCAGGTGTGAGGAGCTTCACGGGAAGAACCTGGAACTGGG GAAAATCATGGACAGGTTCGAAGAGGTTGTGTACCAGGCCATGG aGGAAGTTCAGAAGCAGAAGGAACTTTCCAAAGCTGAAATCCAGAaagttctaaaagaaaaagaccaaCTTACCACAGATCTGAACTCCATGGAGAAGTCCTTCTCCGACCTCTTCAAGCgttttgagaaacagaaagaggtgATCGAGGGCTACCGCAAG AACGAAGAGTCACTGAAGAAGTGCGTGGAGGATTACCTGGCGAGGATCACCCAGGAAGGCCAGAGGTACCAAGCCCTGAAGGCCCACGCGGAGGAGAAGCTGCAGCT GGCAAACGAGGAGATCGCCCAGGTCCGGAGCAAGGCCCAGGCGGAAGCGTTGGCCCTCCAGGCCAGCCTGAGGAAGGAGCAGATGCGGATCCAGTCGCTGGAGAAGACAGTGGAGCAGAAG ACTAAAGAGAACGAGGAGCTGACCAGGATCTGCGACGACCTCATCTCCAAGATGGAGAAGATCTGA
- the TACC3 gene encoding transforming acidic coiled-coil-containing protein 3 isoform X1: MSLQVLNDKNVSNEKNTENCDFLFSPPEVTGRSSVLRVSQKENVPPKNLAKAMKVTFQTPLRDPQTHRILSPSMASKLEAPFTQDDTLGLENSHLVWTQKENQQLIKEVEAETTHGILQKPVEADTDLLGDASPAFGSGSSSKSGPGALADLDCSSSSQSPGSSENQMVSPGKVSGSPEQAVEENLSSYSLDRRVTPTSETLEDPCRTESQHKAETPHGAEEECRHGGVCAPTAVATSPPGAIPKEACGGAPLQGLPGEALACPAGVGTSVPADGTQTLTCAHTSAPESTAPTNHLVAGRAMTLSPQEEVAAGQMASSWRSRPVKLEFDLSDGATSKRAPPPRRLGERSGLKPPLRKAAARQQKAPQEVEEDDGRSGAGEDPPMPASQGSYHLDWDKMDDPNFSPFGGDTKSGCREVHPPESPETRLGQPAAEQLSAGPATEEPGPCLSQQLHSASAEDTPVVQLATKTPTAESKERALNSASTSLPTSCPGSEPVPTHQQGQPALELKEESFRDPAEVLGTGAEVDYLEQFGTSSFKESALRKQSLYLKFDPLLRDSPRRPVPVATETSSMHGANETPSGRPREAKLVEFDFLGALDIPVPGPSPGVPAPGGPPLSTGPIVDLLQYSQKDLDAVVKATQEENRELRSRCEELHGKNLELGKIMDRFEEVVYQAMEEVQKQKELSKAEIQKVLKEKDQLTTDLNSMEKSFSDLFKRFEKQKEVIEGYRKNEESLKKCVEDYLARITQEGQRYQALKAHAEEKLQLANEEIAQVRSKAQAEALALQASLRKEQMRIQSLEKTVEQKVGAGSPAQGAVWQHLLEGPWACRSLQAGRSPATHLPPPD, translated from the exons ATGAGTCTGCAGGTCTTAAACGACAAAAATGTcagcaatgaaaaaaatacagaaaattgtgACTTCCTGTTTTCGCCACCAGAAGTTACCGGAAGATCGTCTGTTCTTCGTGTGTCACAGAAGGAAAATGTGCCACCCAAGAACCTGGCCAAAGCTATGAAG GTGACTTTTCAGACACCTCTGCGGGATCCACAGACGCACAGGATTCTAAGTCCTAGCATGGCCAGCAAACTTGAGGCTCCTTTCACTCAGGATGACACCCTTGGACTGGAAAACTCACACCTGGTCTGGACACAGAAAGAGAA CCAACAGCTCATCAAGGAAGTGGAGGCCGAAACTACTCATGGAATTCTACAGAAACCAGTGGAGGCTGACACCGACCTCCTGGGGGATGCAAGCCCAGCCTTTGGGAGTGGCAGCTCCAGCAAGTCTGGCCCGGGTGCCCTGGCTGACCTGGACTGCTCAAGCTCTTCCCAGAGCCCAGGAAGTTCTGAGAACCAAATGGTGTCTCCAGGAAAAGTGTCTGGCAGCCCTGAGCAAGCCGTGGAGGAAAACCTTAGTTCCTATTCCTTAGACAGAAGAGTGACACCCACCTCTGAGACCCTAGAAGACCCTTGCAGGACAGAGTCCCAGCACAAAGCGGAGACTCCACACGGAGCCGAGGAAGAATGCCGGCACGGTGGGGTCTGTGCTCCCACAGCAGTGGCCACTTCGCCTCCTGGTGCAATCCCTAAGGAAGCCTGCGGAGGAGCACCCCTGCAGGGTCTGCCTGGCGAAGCCCTGGCCTGCCCTGCGGGTGTGGGCACCTCCGTGCCAGCAGATGGCACTCAGACCCTTACCTGTGCACACACCTCTGCTCCTGAGAGCACAGCCCCAACCAACCACCTGGTGGCTGGCAGGGCCATGACCCTGAGTCCTCAGGAAGAAGTGGCCGCGGGCCAAATGGCCAGCTCCTGGAGGAGCAGACCCGTAAAACTAGAATTTGATTTATCTGATGGCGCCACCAGCAAAAGGGCACCCCCACCAAGGAGACTAGGAGAGAGGTCCGGCCTCAAGCCTCCCTTGAGGAAAGCAGCAGCGAGGCAGCAAAAGGCCccgcaggaggtggaggaggacgACGGTAGGAGCGGAGCGGGAGAGGACCCCCCCATGCCGGCTTCTCAGGGCTCTTACCACCTCGACTGGGACAAAATGGATGACCCAAACTTCAGCCCATTTGGAGGTGACACCAAGTCTGGTTGCAGAGAGGTCCATCCCCCAGAAAGCcctgagaccaggctgggccagCCAGCGGCTGAACAGCTGAGTGCTGGGCCTGCCACGGAGGAGCCAGGTCCCTGTCTGAGTCA GCAGCTGCATTCAGCCTCAGCGGAGGACACGCCTGTGGTGCAGTTGGCAACCAAGACCCCAACAGCAGAGAGCAAG GAGAGAGCCTTGAACTCTGCCAGCACCTCGCTTCCCACAAGCTGTCCAGGCAGTGAGCCAGTGCCCACCCATCAGCAGGGGCAGCCTGCCTTGGAGCTGAAAGAGGAGAGCTTCAGAGACCCCGCTGAGG TTCTAGGCACAGGCGCGGAGGTGGATTACCTGGAGCAGTTTGGAACTTCCTCG TTTAAGGAGTCAGCCTTGAGGAAGCAGTCCTTATACCTCAAGTTCGACCCCCTCCTGAGGGACAGTCCTCGTAGACCAGTGCCCGTGGCCACCGAGACCAGCAG CATGCACGGTGCAAATGAGACTCCCTCAGGACGTCCGCGGGAAGCCAAGCTTGTGGAGTTTGATTTCTTGGGAGCACTGGACATTCCT GTGCCAGGCCCATCCCCAGGTGTCCCCGCACCTGGGGGCCCACCCCTGTCCACCGGACCTATAGTGGACCTGCTCCAGTACAGCCAGAAGGACCTGGATGCAGTG GTAAAGGCGACACAGGAGGAGAACCGGGAGCTGAGGAGCAGGTGTGAGGAGCTTCACGGGAAGAACCTGGAACTGGG GAAAATCATGGACAGGTTCGAAGAGGTTGTGTACCAGGCCATGG aGGAAGTTCAGAAGCAGAAGGAACTTTCCAAAGCTGAAATCCAGAaagttctaaaagaaaaagaccaaCTTACCACAGATCTGAACTCCATGGAGAAGTCCTTCTCCGACCTCTTCAAGCgttttgagaaacagaaagaggtgATCGAGGGCTACCGCAAG AACGAAGAGTCACTGAAGAAGTGCGTGGAGGATTACCTGGCGAGGATCACCCAGGAAGGCCAGAGGTACCAAGCCCTGAAGGCCCACGCGGAGGAGAAGCTGCAGCT GGCAAACGAGGAGATCGCCCAGGTCCGGAGCAAGGCCCAGGCGGAAGCGTTGGCCCTCCAGGCCAGCCTGAGGAAGGAGCAGATGCGGATCCAGTCGCTGGAGAAGACAGTGGAGCAGAAGGTGGGTGCGGGAAGCCCAGCTCAAGGGGCCGTCTGGCAGCACCTTCTAGAAGGCCCTTGGGCCTGCCGCTCCCTCCAAGCAGGGAGAAGCCCCGCAACTCATCTTCCTCCTCCAGACTAA